Proteins from one Ricinus communis isolate WT05 ecotype wild-type chromosome 9, ASM1957865v1, whole genome shotgun sequence genomic window:
- the LOC8286827 gene encoding NAD-dependent protein deacetylase SRT1 isoform X1 encodes MSLGYAEKLSFIEDVGNVGMAEFFDSSYVLQEKIERLAKMIQKLFCLHLQSKHLVVFTGAGISTSCGIPDFRGPKGIWTLQREGKPLPEASLPFHRAMPSITHMALVELERAGIVKFIISQNVDGLHLRSGIPREKLAELHGNSFMESCPSCGAEYFRDFEVETIGLKETSRRCSDVKCGAKLRDTVLDWEDALPPKEMLPAEKHCRMGDLVLCLGTSLQITPACNLPLKCLRGGGKIVIVNLQKTPKDKKASLVIHGFVDKVIAGVMHLLSMQIPPYVRIDLLQIIVTRSLSADKRFVNWTLRIASVHALKATLPFIKSIEVTFSDTQKYKAAILHEQPFNLKRRTVTTESFEIFLKLNLRDGCGCLCTQINIPFGFKVLNDCFNLKKDSVIQNLREKAIQVLGCGQNAMIERKTIIAPRSEVTVHAIVTNIKAFESDGLSNGEVKRLRGSSINGIMTCRKRSNSRKRKSRF; translated from the exons ATGTCTTTAGGCTATGCTGAGAAGCTTTCCTTCATTGAAGATGTGGGTAATGTTGGAATGGCAGAATTTTTTGATTCATCCTACGTTTTGCAGGAAAAA ATTGAACGACTTGCCAAGATGATACAAAAG CTTTTTTGTTTGCACTTGCAGAGTAAGCATCTAGTAGTGTTTACAGGGGCTGGAATATCAACTTCTTGTGGCATACCTGATTTTCGAGGCCCCAAGGGAATCTGGACGTTGCAG CGTGAGGGCAAACCTTTACCTGAAGCATCTCTGCCATTTCATCGAGCAATGCCAAGTATCACTCATATGGCTTTGGTTGAACTTGAGAGGGCTGGTATTGTAAAGTTCATCATTAGTCAG AATGTTGATGGCCTCCATCTTCGGTCTGGAATTCCAAGAGAGAAACTTGCTGAGTTACATGGGAACTCCTTCATGGAAAGTTGCCCTTCATGTGGAGCTGA GTATTTTCGGGATTTTGAGGTGGAAACTATTGGATTGAAGGAGACATCACGCCGCTGCTCTGATGTGAAATGTGGAGCAAAACTAAGGGATACAGTTCTTGACTGGGAg GATGCATTGCCCCCAAAAGAGATGCTTCCAGCTGAGAAGCACTGCAGGATGGGTGATCTTGTGTTATGTTTAGGGACAAG TTTGCAAATAACTCCTGCATGCAACCTGCCCCTGAAATGTCTCCGAGGTGGAGGAAAGATTGTAATTGTGAATCTTCAG AAAACTCCGAAGGACAAGAAAGCTAGTTTGGTGATCCATGGGTTTGTAGATAAG GTTATTGCAGGAGTCATGCATCTCCTTAGTATGCAGATTCCTCCATATGTCAGGATTGATCTTCTTCAGATCATTGTAACTCGGTCCCTGAGTGCAG ATAAAAGATTTGTGAATTGGACCCTCCGGATAGCAAGCGTACATGCACTGAAAGCTACATTGCCATTCATAAAATCCATTGAG GTTACCTTCTCAGATACACAGAAGTATAAAGCAGCAATTCTACATGAGCAACCTTTTAACCTGAAAAG GAGAACTGTGACTACAGAATCATTTGAAATTTTCTTGAAACTCAACTTAAGGGATGGCTGTGGTTGTCTATGCACCCAAATCAATATCCCTTTTGGTTTTAAG GTTTTGAATGACTGTTTTAACCTTAAAAAGGACAGTGTAATACAAAATCTGAGAGAGAAGGCAATTCAAGTTCTCGGTTGTGGTCAAAATGCCATGATTGAAAGAAAGACCATCATAGCCCCGAGAAGTGAGGTCACAGTCCATGCCATTGTAACCAACATCAAAGCATTTGAATCAGATGGTTTGAGCAATGGCGAAGTGAAAAGGCTAAGAGGAAGTAGTATAAATGGTATAATGACATGTCGAAAGCGATCAAATAGCCGGAAACGCAAGTCAAGGTTTTAG
- the LOC8286825 gene encoding nuclear transcription factor Y subunit B-9 isoform X1, translating to MERGGRVHRYRRHAKQPTPTTSATASTSPARAQTRMLKNGFTLNVFLIPGMSSVQTTICSNINLPSTLSLSNSTAAPQAPQQQQLQPSQCLVREQDQYMPIANVIRIMRRILPPHAKISDDAKETIQECVSEYISFITGEANDRCQREQRKTITAEDVLWAMGKLGFDDYVEPLTLFLNRYREMENERSTIRDPILKRSSVGVVDYGNLGMNPFMPTFPMIPPPQGYFDSNMLGGYYRDAPDGASGAASGSNLAASSAPNSLLHFDPFAQFK from the exons atggAACGTGGAGGTAGGGTCCATCGCTATCGCAGGCATGCAAAACAACCGACACCAACGACCTCTGCTACTGCTTCTACCTCTCCTG CAAGAGCGCAAACAAGAATGTTGAAGAATGGTTTCACTCTTAATGTTTTCTTGATTCCAGGCATGAGTTCAGTGCAGACAACCATCTGTTCGAACATCAATCTCCCCAGCACTCTCAGCCTCAGCAACTCAACTGCGGCACCACAAGCCCCTCAGCAGCAGCAACTCCAACCATCTCAGTGTCTGGTGCGAGAGCAAGACCAGTACATGCCAATCGCAAATGTGATACGCATCATGCGCAGAATCCTCCCACCTCATGCTAAAATCTCTGATGATGCCAAGGAGACCATTCAAGAATGCGTCTCTGAGTACATCAGCTTCATCACTGGGGAGGCTAACGACCGATGCCAGCGTGAGCAGCGCAAAACCATCACTGCTGAGGATGTGCTTTGGGCTATGGGGAAGCTTGGTTTTGACGACTATGTTGAACCTCTTACTCTCTTCCTCAACCGCTACCGCGAAATGGAGAATGAGCGTAGCACCATTCGTGACCCTATTCTTAAGCGTAGCAGTGTTGGAGTTGTGGATTATGGAAATCTTGGGATGAATCCTTTCATGCCTACTTTTCCAATGATTCCACCTCCACAAGGCTACTTTGATTCCAATATGCTTGGTGGGTATTACAGGGATGCTCCTGATGGTGCTTCCGGCGCTGCTTCTGGCTCTAATCTTGCTGCCTCATCTGCTCCAAACTCTCTTCTTCACTTTGATCCATTTGCTCAGTTTAAGTGA
- the LOC8286825 gene encoding nuclear transcription factor Y subunit B-9 isoform X2, giving the protein MERGGRVHRYRRHAKQPTPTTSATASTSPGMSSVQTTICSNINLPSTLSLSNSTAAPQAPQQQQLQPSQCLVREQDQYMPIANVIRIMRRILPPHAKISDDAKETIQECVSEYISFITGEANDRCQREQRKTITAEDVLWAMGKLGFDDYVEPLTLFLNRYREMENERSTIRDPILKRSSVGVVDYGNLGMNPFMPTFPMIPPPQGYFDSNMLGGYYRDAPDGASGAASGSNLAASSAPNSLLHFDPFAQFK; this is encoded by the exons atggAACGTGGAGGTAGGGTCCATCGCTATCGCAGGCATGCAAAACAACCGACACCAACGACCTCTGCTACTGCTTCTACCTCTCCTG GCATGAGTTCAGTGCAGACAACCATCTGTTCGAACATCAATCTCCCCAGCACTCTCAGCCTCAGCAACTCAACTGCGGCACCACAAGCCCCTCAGCAGCAGCAACTCCAACCATCTCAGTGTCTGGTGCGAGAGCAAGACCAGTACATGCCAATCGCAAATGTGATACGCATCATGCGCAGAATCCTCCCACCTCATGCTAAAATCTCTGATGATGCCAAGGAGACCATTCAAGAATGCGTCTCTGAGTACATCAGCTTCATCACTGGGGAGGCTAACGACCGATGCCAGCGTGAGCAGCGCAAAACCATCACTGCTGAGGATGTGCTTTGGGCTATGGGGAAGCTTGGTTTTGACGACTATGTTGAACCTCTTACTCTCTTCCTCAACCGCTACCGCGAAATGGAGAATGAGCGTAGCACCATTCGTGACCCTATTCTTAAGCGTAGCAGTGTTGGAGTTGTGGATTATGGAAATCTTGGGATGAATCCTTTCATGCCTACTTTTCCAATGATTCCACCTCCACAAGGCTACTTTGATTCCAATATGCTTGGTGGGTATTACAGGGATGCTCCTGATGGTGCTTCCGGCGCTGCTTCTGGCTCTAATCTTGCTGCCTCATCTGCTCCAAACTCTCTTCTTCACTTTGATCCATTTGCTCAGTTTAAGTGA
- the LOC8286827 gene encoding NAD-dependent protein deacetylase SRT1 isoform X2: protein MSLGYAEKLSFIEDVGNVGMAEFFDSSYVLQEKIERLAKMIQKSKHLVVFTGAGISTSCGIPDFRGPKGIWTLQREGKPLPEASLPFHRAMPSITHMALVELERAGIVKFIISQNVDGLHLRSGIPREKLAELHGNSFMESCPSCGAEYFRDFEVETIGLKETSRRCSDVKCGAKLRDTVLDWEDALPPKEMLPAEKHCRMGDLVLCLGTSLQITPACNLPLKCLRGGGKIVIVNLQKTPKDKKASLVIHGFVDKVIAGVMHLLSMQIPPYVRIDLLQIIVTRSLSADKRFVNWTLRIASVHALKATLPFIKSIEVTFSDTQKYKAAILHEQPFNLKRRTVTTESFEIFLKLNLRDGCGCLCTQINIPFGFKVLNDCFNLKKDSVIQNLREKAIQVLGCGQNAMIERKTIIAPRSEVTVHAIVTNIKAFESDGLSNGEVKRLRGSSINGIMTCRKRSNSRKRKSRF, encoded by the exons ATGTCTTTAGGCTATGCTGAGAAGCTTTCCTTCATTGAAGATGTGGGTAATGTTGGAATGGCAGAATTTTTTGATTCATCCTACGTTTTGCAGGAAAAA ATTGAACGACTTGCCAAGATGATACAAAAG AGTAAGCATCTAGTAGTGTTTACAGGGGCTGGAATATCAACTTCTTGTGGCATACCTGATTTTCGAGGCCCCAAGGGAATCTGGACGTTGCAG CGTGAGGGCAAACCTTTACCTGAAGCATCTCTGCCATTTCATCGAGCAATGCCAAGTATCACTCATATGGCTTTGGTTGAACTTGAGAGGGCTGGTATTGTAAAGTTCATCATTAGTCAG AATGTTGATGGCCTCCATCTTCGGTCTGGAATTCCAAGAGAGAAACTTGCTGAGTTACATGGGAACTCCTTCATGGAAAGTTGCCCTTCATGTGGAGCTGA GTATTTTCGGGATTTTGAGGTGGAAACTATTGGATTGAAGGAGACATCACGCCGCTGCTCTGATGTGAAATGTGGAGCAAAACTAAGGGATACAGTTCTTGACTGGGAg GATGCATTGCCCCCAAAAGAGATGCTTCCAGCTGAGAAGCACTGCAGGATGGGTGATCTTGTGTTATGTTTAGGGACAAG TTTGCAAATAACTCCTGCATGCAACCTGCCCCTGAAATGTCTCCGAGGTGGAGGAAAGATTGTAATTGTGAATCTTCAG AAAACTCCGAAGGACAAGAAAGCTAGTTTGGTGATCCATGGGTTTGTAGATAAG GTTATTGCAGGAGTCATGCATCTCCTTAGTATGCAGATTCCTCCATATGTCAGGATTGATCTTCTTCAGATCATTGTAACTCGGTCCCTGAGTGCAG ATAAAAGATTTGTGAATTGGACCCTCCGGATAGCAAGCGTACATGCACTGAAAGCTACATTGCCATTCATAAAATCCATTGAG GTTACCTTCTCAGATACACAGAAGTATAAAGCAGCAATTCTACATGAGCAACCTTTTAACCTGAAAAG GAGAACTGTGACTACAGAATCATTTGAAATTTTCTTGAAACTCAACTTAAGGGATGGCTGTGGTTGTCTATGCACCCAAATCAATATCCCTTTTGGTTTTAAG GTTTTGAATGACTGTTTTAACCTTAAAAAGGACAGTGTAATACAAAATCTGAGAGAGAAGGCAATTCAAGTTCTCGGTTGTGGTCAAAATGCCATGATTGAAAGAAAGACCATCATAGCCCCGAGAAGTGAGGTCACAGTCCATGCCATTGTAACCAACATCAAAGCATTTGAATCAGATGGTTTGAGCAATGGCGAAGTGAAAAGGCTAAGAGGAAGTAGTATAAATGGTATAATGACATGTCGAAAGCGATCAAATAGCCGGAAACGCAAGTCAAGGTTTTAG
- the LOC8286826 gene encoding probable long-chain-alcohol O-fatty-acyltransferase 5: protein MGEESINSINPVALVLASLAYSYFLATYLPKGLLRVLSLFPVFYIFCVFPWYSSSSLLRGILSFFITWITSFKLLLFCFDQGPLIACENYMDFVLVSIFPIKIRENPSRALKSLPELAIGPLILPIIFYLYMYKDKYNQELIFLLYALGIILGFYFFFTFGANLATRYELLQLFKKPYLATSLQDFWGRRWNRLSSNILRHTIYNPTQDCLKGIVGHGPAKVLALITTLVVSGIMHELMFYYITCGMKPTWEVTKFFVLQGVCIVLEAGLRYLAGVKGWKQFNPVAANVFTLGFVLITSYWLLVLPVWRSGQNGCRLRPKGFDVWSLEMLY, encoded by the coding sequence atgggGGAAGAAAGCATCAACTCCATCAATCCAGTAGCTCTTGTCTTAGCTTCATTAGCTTATTCTTATTTCTTGGCTACTTATTTACCAAAAGGATTGTTAAGGGTCCTATCTCTTTTTCCTGTATTCTACATTTTCTGTGTCTTTCCTTGGTACTCATCTTCAAGCTTACTTAGAggaattttatctttctttataaCTTGGATCACTTCTTTCAAGCTCTTACTCTTCTGCTTCGACCAAGGTCCCCTTATTGCCTGCGAAAATTACATGGATTTTGTACTGGTTTCCATCTTCCCAatcaaaataagagaaaacccTTCTCGAGCCCTAAAATCTTTACCAGAACTAGCAATAGGGCCGCTCATACTGCCAATTATATTCTATCTTTATATGTACAAAGATAAGTACAATCAAGAACTCATTTTCTTACTGTATGCCCTAGGCATAATTCttggattttatttctttttcacctTTGGTGCTAACTTGGCAACAAGGTATGAGCTATTGCAACTATTCAAGAAGCCTTATTTAGCTACATCTTTACAAGATTTCTGGGGTAGAAGGTGGAATCGTCTgtcttcaaatattttaaggCATACTATCTACAATCCAACTCAAGACTGCTTAAAGGGTATTGTTGGACATGGGCCAGCAAAAGTTTTGGCTTTAATTACTACACTTGTTGTTTCTGGTATAATGCATGAGCTTATGTTTTACTACATCACTTGTGGGATGAAACCCACTTGGGAAGTTACCAAATTCTTTGTTCTGCAAGGAGTTTGCATTGTTCTTGAGGCTGGTTTGAGGTATTTGGCTGGAGTTAAGGGCTGGAAACAGTTTAATCCAGTTGCTGCAAATGTTTTCACACTTGGGTTTGTTTTGATCACTTCTTATTGGTTGCTTGTTCTGCCTGTATGGAGGAGTGGACAAAATGGGTGTAGGTTGAGGCCTAAGGGGTTTGACGTTTGGAGCCTTGAGATGCTGTATTAG
- the LOC8286827 gene encoding NAD-dependent protein deacetylase SRT1 isoform X3: MSLGYAEKLSFIEDVGNVGMAEFFDSSYVLQEKIERLAKMIQKLFCLHLQSKHLVVFTGAGISTSCGIPDFRGPKGIWTLQREGKPLPEASLPFHRAMPSITHMALVELERAGIVKFIISQNVDGLHLRSGIPREKLAELHGNSFMESCPSCGAEYFRDFEVETIGLKETSRRCSDVKCGAKLRDTVLDWEDALPPKEMLPAEKHCRMGDLVLCLGTSLQITPACNLPLKCLRGGGKIVIVNLQKTPKDKKASLVIHGFVDKVIAGVMHLLSMQIPPYVRIDLLQIIVTRSLSADKRFVNWTLRIASVHALKATLPFIKSIEVTFSDTQKYKAAILHEQPFNLKRRTVTTESFEIFLKLNLRDGCGCLCTQINIPFGFKFL, encoded by the exons ATGTCTTTAGGCTATGCTGAGAAGCTTTCCTTCATTGAAGATGTGGGTAATGTTGGAATGGCAGAATTTTTTGATTCATCCTACGTTTTGCAGGAAAAA ATTGAACGACTTGCCAAGATGATACAAAAG CTTTTTTGTTTGCACTTGCAGAGTAAGCATCTAGTAGTGTTTACAGGGGCTGGAATATCAACTTCTTGTGGCATACCTGATTTTCGAGGCCCCAAGGGAATCTGGACGTTGCAG CGTGAGGGCAAACCTTTACCTGAAGCATCTCTGCCATTTCATCGAGCAATGCCAAGTATCACTCATATGGCTTTGGTTGAACTTGAGAGGGCTGGTATTGTAAAGTTCATCATTAGTCAG AATGTTGATGGCCTCCATCTTCGGTCTGGAATTCCAAGAGAGAAACTTGCTGAGTTACATGGGAACTCCTTCATGGAAAGTTGCCCTTCATGTGGAGCTGA GTATTTTCGGGATTTTGAGGTGGAAACTATTGGATTGAAGGAGACATCACGCCGCTGCTCTGATGTGAAATGTGGAGCAAAACTAAGGGATACAGTTCTTGACTGGGAg GATGCATTGCCCCCAAAAGAGATGCTTCCAGCTGAGAAGCACTGCAGGATGGGTGATCTTGTGTTATGTTTAGGGACAAG TTTGCAAATAACTCCTGCATGCAACCTGCCCCTGAAATGTCTCCGAGGTGGAGGAAAGATTGTAATTGTGAATCTTCAG AAAACTCCGAAGGACAAGAAAGCTAGTTTGGTGATCCATGGGTTTGTAGATAAG GTTATTGCAGGAGTCATGCATCTCCTTAGTATGCAGATTCCTCCATATGTCAGGATTGATCTTCTTCAGATCATTGTAACTCGGTCCCTGAGTGCAG ATAAAAGATTTGTGAATTGGACCCTCCGGATAGCAAGCGTACATGCACTGAAAGCTACATTGCCATTCATAAAATCCATTGAG GTTACCTTCTCAGATACACAGAAGTATAAAGCAGCAATTCTACATGAGCAACCTTTTAACCTGAAAAG GAGAACTGTGACTACAGAATCATTTGAAATTTTCTTGAAACTCAACTTAAGGGATGGCTGTGGTTGTCTATGCACCCAAATCAATATCCCTTTTGGTTTTAAG tttCTATAA